The genome window TGTAGATGTAATCAAATTGTTGGCCTCTAAGTAATCTAAATAACCGAGCGTTTTGGACAGCGTCAGACCAAGCTGACGTTGAAAAATTGCTGGGTAAAAGCGTTTCGTTACTTGTACAGCAGTTAATGATTCGTCATCAAATAATTCGTAAACCTTCAAAGATTGCTGATGTTGACGTTCTAGTCGTTTATCGATTAATTGAGGAATATCCTCTAATTCTGCACCATGTCCTGTATGCATCATTTTTACGGGTAATCGACGTAAAATTTCTAGCGATTCATTATATTGCAGTAACGATTTAGTACGTCCTAATGTACGGTCCAATGGTGGTTCAATTAATGGGTTGGGCGTTATTTTTTCAAGCAATAAATCTCCACCGATTACATGATGCGTTTTTTCATCCCAGAAGATTAGATGGCTTTGTGCGTGACCTAATGTTTCAATAGCCTTTAATCCAGGATGTCCTGGCACCTCATCACCATCATAAAGAATTTGTGTTAATGGTCGCTCACCTACAAGCTCTATTTCACGACGTACATGTACACTTGTTTGGATATATTCTTGTGGAACTCCGTGCTCAAATAAGCTCTCACTGTAAAATTGCTCGTGATAACGTAAAAAATCCTCGTCATGACGAAGCCATTTATCGTTATAGGCATGCCCTAAAATTTCTGCATGCGGAAAGGCATCCACCCAACCTGCATGGTCTGGATGATGATGGGTTAACACAACCTGTTCAATATCTCTCATTTCAAAGCCTGCCGCTCGAATACCCCATTTTAGCGCATCATAGGCTTCCATTGTTTTTGGACCAACATCAAAAATTGTTAATGCATCGCCTTTGACAACAAATGCATTTACATCTCCCACTTCATAGGGTGTTGGTATTTCTATTTTGTATATAGACAAAAGCTGTTTCCCCTTTTTATGCAACTAGTGAATACCGATTCATTCTATTTTACAAGTTTTTCTTCTTTTCGTCACCCTCCTGTTGACAGGTTGACGTATTATCAATATAATTTTGAATAATCTAATTATTTTTTGTGCGTTGATGAAGCCAAGTACGTAATTGGTGAAGGTGTATTAGAGAGTGTTACATTTGCTGAAAGTAACATCACCCGCTCCCACTACCGAACCTACTTCTGAGCAGTTATGAAAACATAACCGTTTCCCTTGCGATAAAAGGGCTATGAGTTGTGCCAATTGGCAAACAAAGGTGGTACCGCGGAAACAAGCGTTTTCGTCCTTCATTATAAGGACGAAAGCGCTTTTTTATCTTCATTCAGCAAATGTTTTGGTAGCGAAAGCGAAGCGACAGCTACAAATGTTTTGGTAGCGAAAGCGAAGCGACAGCTACAAATGTTTTGGTAGCGAAAGCGAAGCGACAGCTACAAATGTTTTGGTAGCGAAAGCGAAGCGGCAGCTGAATGAAGATAAAGCCTCCGGCGGATGTCACGGATTTTCAAAGGAATGAATTGTGCTAGCACAATTCAAAAATCCGACGCAATTACGCCAAGGCGAAATTGATTTTGAGAACTGGAGGTTTTATTATGAAAAAAATACTATTTATAGGTGCAGGCTCTATGGCAGAGGCATTGATTCAGGGCTGGATTAAAGAAAAAGTATTTACAGCGCAAGAAATTTACGTCACCAATCGTTCAGACAAAGAACGCTTACAATTTTTACACGACACATATGGTGTTAATTGCAATTTTGATCACGATACTTATCAACAGGCTGATTTAATCATTTTAGCGATGAAGCCTAAGGATGCCATTTCAGCTATGCATGAGTTAAAGCCTAAAATCACAGGGCAATCAGCCATCCTCTCTATTTTAGCTGGGATTGCTATTAATACTATT of Lysinibacillus agricola contains these proteins:
- a CDS encoding MBL fold metallo-hydrolase, which encodes MSIYKIEIPTPYEVGDVNAFVVKGDALTIFDVGPKTMEAYDALKWGIRAAGFEMRDIEQVVLTHHHPDHAGWVDAFPHAEILGHAYNDKWLRHDEDFLRYHEQFYSESLFEHGVPQEYIQTSVHVRREIELVGERPLTQILYDGDEVPGHPGLKAIETLGHAQSHLIFWDEKTHHVIGGDLLLEKITPNPLIEPPLDRTLGRTKSLLQYNESLEILRRLPVKMMHTGHGAELEDIPQLIDKRLERQHQQSLKVYELFDDESLTAVQVTKRFYPAIFQRQLGLTLSKTLGYLDYLEANNLITSTKTEEGICLFQRK